In a genomic window of Lepisosteus oculatus isolate fLepOcu1 chromosome 5, fLepOcu1.hap2, whole genome shotgun sequence:
- the nr2e3 gene encoding photoreceptor-specific nuclear receptor gives MEDHLSKISMTPSPPSDSPVSTGLDESRGVKSPAPGKALSPALLCKVCGDTSSGKHYGIYACNGCSGFFKRSVRRKLIYRCQAGTGMCPVDKAHRNQCQACRLKKCLQAGMNKDAVQNERQPRSTAQVRLDTIDVDTEKDHLTTTREPTSSSCSVITRPLITSSAPSQRSVSPQNNHRFMASLMTAETCAKLEPEDVDENIDVTSNEPERASSEYQMSLYPPSSPENVYETSARLLFMAVKWAKNLPVFSNLPFRDQVILLEEAWSELFLLCAIQWSLPLDSCPLLSVPELSPSLQGKTSFSGADLRVLQEIFGRFRALPVDPTEFACLKAIVLFKPETRGLKDPEQVENLQDQSQVMLGQHIRTHYPSQPVRFGKLLLLLPSLRFVASERIELLFFHRTIGNTPMEKLLCDMFKN, from the exons ATGGAGGACCACCTTTCCAAGATCTCGATGACACCGTCTCCTCCCAGCGACTCTCCAGTCAGCACTGGCTTGGACGAGAGCCGAGGAG TTAAAAGCCCAGCCCCCGGGAAGGCCCTGAGCCCCGCCCTGCTGTGTAAAGTCTGCGGCGACACCAGCAGCGGCAAGCACTACGGGATCTACGCCTGCAACGGGTGCAGCGGCTTCTTCAAGCGGAGCGTCCGGAGGAAACTCATCTACAG GTGCCAGGCAGGGACGGGCATGTGCCCCGTGGACAAAGCCCATCGCAACCAGTGCCAAGCGTGTCGACTGAAGAAGTGCTTGCAAGCTGGCATGAACAAGGATG CGGTGCAGAACGAGCGACAGCCTCGCAGCACTGCCCAGGTGCGCCTGGACACCATCGACGTGGACACGGAGAAAGACCACCTGACCACCACGCGGGagcccacctcctcctcctgctcagtCATCACCCGGCCCCTCATCACCTCCTCCGCCCCGTCCCAGCGCTCCGTCAGCCCCCAGAACAACCATCGCTTCATGGCCAGCCTCATGACTGCGGAGACCTGCGCCAAGCTGGAGCCCGAGGACG TGGATGAGAATATTGATGTAACAAGCAATGAACCTGAGAGGGCTTCTTCAGAGTACCAGATGTCCCTGTACCCACCCAGCAGCCCCGAGAACGTGTACGAGACCTCTGCCCGCTTGCTCTTCATGGCAGTCAAATGGGCTAAGAACCTCCCGGTTTTCTCTAACCTGCCTTTCAGGGATCAG GTGATTCTGCTGGAGGAGGCCTGGAGCGAGCTGTTCCTGCTGTGTGCCATCCAGTGGTCCCTGCCCCTGGACAGCTGCCCCCTGCTCTCGGTGCCCGAGCTCTCCCCCAGCCTTCAGGGCAAGACGAGCTTTTCGGGAGCCGACCTGCGCGTGCTGCAGGAGATCTTCGGCCGCTTCAGGGCCCTTCCTGTGGACCCCACTGAGTTCGCCTGTCTGAAGGCCATCGTGCTCTTCAAACCAG AGACCCGAGGCTTGAAAGACCCAGAGCAGGTGGAAAACCTTCAGGATCAGTCACAGGTGATGTTAGGCCAGCACATCCGGACCCACTACCCCAGCCAGCCTGTCAG GTTTGGgaaactgctgctgctgctgccctcCCTGCGGTTTGTGGCTTCTGAGAGGATAGAGCTGCTGTTCTTCCACAGGACCATTGGAAACACGCCTATGGAGAAGCTGCTCTGTGACATGTTCAAGAACTAG